CAAGGACTCCTGGAATTCTGCTCGTTAGTCATTGACTTAAACCGCGTTACAACCCCAGTCCAAAGGAAACATTCCAAAACAGTCACTTAACAAGTAAATCTGATATTAAGCTAGCCCAGTCCTTAAACCTACATTATTTCACTGATGCTACAAGTCTAACTGATTAAAAATTCCTCAGCACACAccagatatgtattttttaaaaccagaacaTTTATTGCATGACTAATCGTTGACATTCTTAAGATGAACTAGATGCTGCAACAGCTGCCCTCTTGGGTTTAGGTGTTGTTCCTTCACGGAATCCATGCCTGCACGAtgtcaaaaacaagaacaagttACTTCAGCAACATCGATGAAtcgattttaatttttgttaaacaGATTTCAATGCGCTTATCTCAGTTAAATGCTGAAATCAGTACTGCATTCATATgttcagacatttatttttacaacatCACTGATAAGCTGCAATTCTTCACTTTGCTTAAAGATACCCATTTTCAGATATAGTTAATCACAATTGCAATTAAGGCTGAAAAACTTATTTGGCTATACTAGTCAAGGGCCAGTATGTTTGTTCTTACTTGGCAAGAGATCAAAGATTATTTGTGAAAATGGTTCCCTATGCTGAGAATAGATCACAACCGCTTTGACTAAGCAAGGAAAAAACAATGAGCATGTTTAATGGCAGACATTTTCTAAACCAAGAGCTTTGCATTTTAACTTACTAAACATCCATTATCTACTCTAAGAGAGGTCAACTATCCTACTTTTAAAAGCCTGGCTTCAGTTCAAGCTCCTAACTCCTATATCGTACTAACAGCCCATTCAACATTAAGCCCACAAAAACGTATGACTCTAAGTGCAAAGAAAGTTGCTTCAGCACATGAACACATCTATGGCTGTCCTTAAGGCAACAGCAGCAATCAGGGCTGTTTTCTATAGCACTCTTGCCCACAGCCACTATACTGAAGATTGAACAAAGCCTGACCCCCAGATCTTATTCACTAGTGTCTTGACAAATTTTGACACCAATTAAAGATAAACCTAATAAATATCAACTCTTTgggaccctggctcaaaaaatgCTCCTGACATTTAACTTATACTATTGTTTAgtgaaaaaactaataaaatccaAAGTAACTGATCTCAAGGTTACAGTGGCAGAAGATAAAAGTTTTCAACATCTGGCCTGcggcggtagctcacacctgtaatcccagcactttgggtaggcccatggcttcagcccaggagttctgagATCAGCCTAGgtcatggcaaaatcccattctctacaataaatactaattaaaaattagctgggcatgtggcggCGCACAGGCGGCTGAGgtgagatcacctgaggctggggagactgaggctgcagtgagccgtgatcgtgccactgcactcaagcttgggcaacatagtgaagccctgtctcaacaaccaccaaaaataaaaatgcttccaACAACTCATCCCCAGTAACCATCAGGGTAGTGTTCTTTTTACAAGTAAACACGAGGGTTTCATTCAAGCCCATAGGACCAATTATGATCGAACATACAAACTGTACCTGAATCTGCGGTATACAATTTTTAGGTGCCTCATTCGACCAGTTCCGGTGGTATTTCGTCTTTTAGCCTTGGCACTCCAGTTATCTAAAACAAAGTTCAGAAAAGATTTCAAACGATTTTCCCCCACACACCTTGTAGGTATTGTTAACACACGAGTTTTATGCCACCTCATCCGCATACAGATGTACAAGTTTTAAGATAAGCACCAAATAAAGTTCAAAC
This sequence is a window from Papio anubis isolate 15944 chromosome 5, Panubis1.0, whole genome shotgun sequence. Protein-coding genes within it:
- the RPL37 gene encoding 60S ribosomal protein L37; translation: MTKGTSSFGKRRNKTHTLCRRCGSKAYHLQKSTCGKCGYPAKRKRKYNWSAKAKRRNTTGTGRMRHLKIVYRRFRHGFREGTTPKPKRAAVAASSSS